A genomic segment from Actinoplanes sichuanensis encodes:
- a CDS encoding ABC transporter permease: MTGTAGLIRLVLRRDRIIMPLWVLVLGILPYVYVTGFETLFATASERIHYAQISAANAGFIGLYGPLHGDSLGELTVWRGGFLPVMIGLAALLMVIRHTRADEEAGRTELIRAGVVGRFAPLAAAVLATVLACTVMGVIVAVTLIGQGQPAEGSIALAVSYAVSGWFFAGVGAVTAQIADGGRQARVLAVLVLGVSYVLRMGGDISALGGGRLDWMSWLSPIGWVHRVFPFGADDWWPVALVVVTTLATVGASAYLLTRRDLGGGLLAGRLGPATAAASLRSPITLAWRLHRGLLFSWTAGFAALGLVFGGVSTSVAQLAEDSDSMSKIFTQLGGTDSVMDAYFASIAQTCAVIVACYAVQAALRIRDEEQTGHAEAVLSTVVSRWAWAAGHLIFALLGPAVALLAEGVVAGVVHGDPGPVVASALAQLPAVWVLAGVAMLLIGLVPKLAAAAWAVVAAAFLILIVGPLVQASQWVLDLSPFTHVPHLPGGDFTVVPLLTLTLIAAVLGGAGLIALRRRDLPV; encoded by the coding sequence ATGACCGGGACGGCCGGCCTGATCCGGCTGGTGCTGCGCCGCGACCGGATCATCATGCCGCTCTGGGTGCTCGTGCTGGGCATCCTGCCGTACGTCTACGTCACCGGGTTCGAGACGCTGTTCGCCACCGCGTCGGAGCGGATCCACTACGCGCAGATCAGTGCGGCCAACGCCGGGTTCATCGGTCTCTACGGCCCGCTGCACGGCGACAGTCTCGGTGAGTTGACCGTCTGGCGGGGTGGCTTCCTGCCGGTGATGATCGGTCTGGCCGCCCTGCTCATGGTCATCCGGCACACCCGGGCCGACGAGGAGGCCGGGCGCACCGAGCTGATCCGGGCCGGTGTGGTCGGCCGGTTCGCCCCACTGGCGGCAGCGGTGCTGGCCACCGTGCTGGCCTGCACGGTGATGGGTGTGATCGTGGCGGTCACGCTGATCGGCCAGGGGCAGCCGGCCGAGGGTTCGATCGCGCTGGCGGTGTCCTATGCGGTCAGTGGCTGGTTCTTCGCCGGTGTCGGGGCGGTCACCGCACAGATCGCCGACGGCGGCCGGCAGGCCCGGGTGCTGGCGGTGCTGGTCCTCGGCGTGTCCTATGTGCTGCGGATGGGCGGGGACATCTCGGCGCTCGGCGGCGGACGGCTGGACTGGATGTCCTGGCTGTCACCGATCGGTTGGGTGCACCGGGTCTTCCCGTTCGGGGCCGACGACTGGTGGCCGGTGGCGCTCGTCGTCGTCACCACCTTGGCCACGGTGGGCGCTTCGGCGTACCTCCTGACCCGCCGTGACCTGGGCGGCGGCCTGCTCGCCGGACGGCTCGGACCGGCGACGGCGGCCGCGTCCCTGCGATCGCCGATCACGCTGGCCTGGCGGCTGCACCGCGGTCTGCTGTTCAGCTGGACCGCCGGGTTCGCGGCGCTGGGCCTGGTCTTCGGCGGGGTGAGTACCAGCGTGGCCCAACTCGCCGAGGACTCCGACTCGATGAGCAAGATCTTCACCCAACTCGGCGGGACCGACTCGGTCATGGACGCCTACTTCGCGTCCATCGCACAGACCTGCGCGGTGATCGTCGCCTGCTACGCCGTGCAGGCCGCGTTGCGGATCCGTGACGAGGAGCAGACCGGCCACGCCGAGGCGGTGCTGAGCACCGTCGTGAGCCGGTGGGCGTGGGCGGCCGGCCATCTGATCTTCGCCCTGCTCGGCCCGGCCGTGGCACTGCTCGCCGAGGGTGTGGTGGCCGGAGTCGTGCACGGCGATCCCGGTCCGGTGGTGGCGTCGGCGCTGGCCCAGCTGCCGGCCGTCTGGGTGCTGGCCGGGGTCGCGATGCTGCTGATCGGGCTGGTGCCGAAACTGGCGGCGGCCGCCTGGGCGGTGGTCGCCGCGGCCTTCCTGATCCTGATCGTGGGACCGCTGGTGCAGGCCTCCCAGTGGGTGCTCGACCTCTCCCCGTTCACCCATGTCCCGCACCTGCCCGGTGGGGACTTCACCGTCGTACCCCTGCTGACCCTGACCTTGATCGCGGCCGTCCTCGGCGGCGCCGGACTGATCGCCCTGCGCCGTCGCGACCTCCCTGTGTAG
- a CDS encoding TetR family transcriptional regulator: MSSDSDLTARARIRDAAIALFTERGIAGATIRDIAQAAGVSSGLLRHHFGSKEGLRDACDEWAMGRIAQLQMAFTESGTIGGAIAPDAMALQQYLVRSLMDGSPRGAAMFEQTVQRGEQWLASTGLETSDGRAYVAVLGAMKMGMFLMRDQLTAALGEDVGTMPGYLRMIRASLEIFSQPLLTPEQAEEAMKALDRLGDQLAGEKGSWRMPSMSKD, translated from the coding sequence GTGAGTAGTGACAGCGACCTGACCGCCCGGGCCCGGATCCGGGACGCCGCGATCGCGCTCTTCACCGAGCGAGGCATCGCGGGCGCCACGATCCGCGACATCGCGCAGGCCGCCGGTGTCTCCTCCGGCCTGCTCCGGCACCACTTCGGGTCCAAAGAGGGGCTCCGCGACGCCTGCGACGAGTGGGCGATGGGCCGGATAGCGCAGCTGCAGATGGCGTTCACCGAGTCCGGCACGATCGGTGGCGCCATCGCCCCCGACGCCATGGCCCTCCAGCAATATCTGGTGCGGTCCCTGATGGACGGATCACCCCGGGGCGCGGCCATGTTCGAGCAGACCGTGCAGCGTGGCGAGCAGTGGCTGGCCTCGACCGGTCTGGAGACGTCCGACGGGCGTGCCTACGTGGCGGTCCTGGGCGCCATGAAGATGGGCATGTTCCTGATGCGCGACCAGTTGACGGCCGCGCTCGGCGAGGACGTCGGGACGATGCCGGGCTACCTGCGCATGATCCGGGCGTCCCTGGAGATCTTCTCGCAGCCACTCCTCACTCCTGAGCAGGCCGAAGAGGCGATGAAAGCGCTGGATCGGCTCGGAGATCAATTAGCGGGAGAGAAGGGGTCATGGCGGATGCCATCGATGTCGAAGGACTGA
- a CDS encoding putative bifunctional diguanylate cyclase/phosphodiesterase — MNASASTGRTGPRTRWGRLLARRSTARSAVAGTALGIVTLAASAVLAAGGTAEATQEVRRAQEVTRVLNDVSVRLNTQDAALREYLATGGTEYRSEQLAETLDSAGGSLDWLQAHGGIDRFELDAIRGAYANYNRIVVEIMTQTERGAKVQGYAELAALAFAPLRDEVLANVRRNQEALAGYLTDVDRQAVTLQRVAEVTILIVSVLFAVCALVLVGYQRRAERQAARRLHEATHDSLTGLGNRAMLHDELDAAVHHGEQTGEPFSLLLIDLDRFKEVNDTLGHHAGDDLLVEVARRLDQGCRGDDVVVRLGGDEFALILPTTPDQPEAVAAGHRILDALRRPIQLSGLTVDIDASIGVAMYPADGADAAELLQHADVAMYAAKRRHGGVTGYDASLDEGAASRLTLQSELRHGIERGELVVFYQPKVDVATRMPCGAEALVRWQHPTRGLLAPDAFIPLAEETGLIDLVTAEVLDQALAQIARWAELDHELPVSVNIPARSLSDDGFPATVAAALERHRVRPELLTLEITESAVIADMMRAGEVLGELREQGVNISIDDFGTGYSSIAHLRDMPPHELKIDRSFVMKMCENSRDETIVRAVVDLARNLRLRVVAEGVETESALRALDELGCHEAQGYHISRPLPAADLTAWLAGAGSGMAISAV, encoded by the coding sequence GTGAACGCGAGTGCATCGACCGGCCGGACCGGACCACGAACGCGGTGGGGACGACTGCTGGCCCGCCGGTCCACCGCCCGGTCCGCAGTCGCGGGCACCGCCCTCGGCATCGTCACCCTGGCCGCCTCGGCCGTGCTCGCCGCGGGCGGCACGGCCGAGGCGACCCAGGAGGTCCGGCGGGCCCAAGAGGTCACCCGGGTGCTCAACGACGTGTCGGTACGCCTCAACACGCAGGACGCCGCACTGCGGGAGTACCTGGCCACGGGTGGCACCGAGTACCGCAGTGAACAGCTGGCCGAAACCCTCGACTCGGCCGGCGGGAGCCTGGACTGGCTGCAGGCGCACGGTGGGATCGACCGGTTCGAGCTGGACGCGATCCGCGGCGCGTACGCCAACTACAACCGGATCGTCGTCGAGATCATGACGCAGACCGAGCGAGGCGCGAAGGTGCAGGGCTACGCCGAACTGGCCGCCCTGGCGTTCGCCCCGCTGCGCGACGAGGTCCTCGCCAACGTCCGCCGCAACCAGGAGGCCCTGGCCGGATACCTGACCGACGTCGACCGCCAGGCCGTCACGCTCCAGCGGGTGGCCGAGGTGACCATCCTGATCGTCTCGGTGCTGTTCGCGGTGTGCGCGCTGGTGCTGGTCGGATACCAGCGCCGGGCCGAGCGGCAGGCCGCACGTCGCCTGCACGAGGCCACCCACGACTCGCTGACCGGCCTGGGTAACCGGGCCATGCTGCACGACGAGCTGGACGCCGCGGTGCACCACGGCGAGCAGACCGGCGAACCGTTCAGCCTGCTGCTCATCGACCTCGACCGGTTCAAGGAGGTCAACGACACCCTCGGCCACCACGCCGGCGACGACCTGCTGGTCGAGGTGGCCCGGCGACTCGACCAGGGCTGCCGGGGCGACGACGTGGTGGTACGCCTCGGCGGCGACGAGTTCGCGCTGATCCTGCCGACCACCCCCGACCAGCCGGAGGCGGTGGCGGCGGGCCACCGCATCCTGGACGCGCTGCGCCGGCCGATCCAGCTGAGCGGTCTGACCGTCGACATCGACGCCAGCATCGGCGTCGCGATGTACCCGGCCGACGGTGCCGACGCCGCCGAACTGCTCCAGCACGCCGACGTGGCGATGTACGCGGCCAAGCGTCGACACGGCGGAGTGACCGGCTACGACGCGTCGCTGGACGAGGGGGCCGCGAGCCGCCTGACCCTGCAGAGCGAACTCCGGCACGGCATCGAACGCGGTGAGCTGGTCGTCTTCTACCAGCCCAAGGTGGACGTGGCCACCCGGATGCCGTGCGGCGCCGAGGCTCTGGTGCGCTGGCAACACCCCACCCGCGGCCTGCTCGCGCCGGACGCCTTCATCCCGCTGGCCGAGGAGACCGGTCTGATCGACCTGGTCACCGCCGAGGTGCTGGACCAGGCCCTGGCCCAGATCGCCCGCTGGGCCGAGCTGGACCACGAGCTGCCGGTGTCGGTCAACATCCCGGCCCGGTCGCTGTCCGACGACGGGTTCCCGGCGACCGTCGCGGCCGCCCTCGAACGCCACCGGGTACGTCCGGAGCTGCTCACCCTGGAGATCACCGAGAGCGCCGTGATCGCCGACATGATGCGTGCCGGCGAGGTGCTCGGTGAATTGCGCGAACAGGGTGTCAACATCTCGATCGACGACTTCGGCACCGGTTACTCCTCGATCGCCCACCTGCGGGACATGCCGCCGCACGAGCTCAAGATCGACCGGAGTTTCGTGATGAAGATGTGTGAGAACAGCCGGGACGAGACCATCGTGCGGGCGGTCGTCGACCTGGCCCGGAACCTGCGGCTGCGGGTCGTCGCCGAGGGTGTCGAGACCGAGTCGGCTCTCCGGGCGCTGGACGAGCTCGGCTGCCACGAGGCGCAGGGCTATCACATCAGTCGTCCGCTGCCGGCCGCCGATCTCACCGCCTGGCTGGCCGGGGCCGGATCCGGAATGGCGATAAGCGCGGTCTGA
- a CDS encoding ABC transporter substrate-binding protein — protein sequence MRLLRYGIAVLGVAALLGVGGCARAEMAAEAGQLDEVAAVTRDDALHNLLPDEIKARGFIRLVTDASYAPMEYFAADGRTIIGFEPDLAAAIGQVLGIRVEMVVGTFSTAVDEVNAGTYDGVLSSMTDTVERRGRVDFINYFSTGSSILVQRGNPQKIGGLRDLCGQAAATEKGTYHEEMLLRIQSECGDRKLTVHSLPTNADAMVELRGGRVAAVLQDYPPAAFVTTDQRTSAFYELATDEQYEPGLFGLAVDRDNDELRDCLRDALQRLIDSGVYNDLLARWELTASGVKAATINAG from the coding sequence ATGAGGCTTCTGCGCTATGGCATCGCCGTCCTCGGGGTCGCCGCCCTGCTGGGGGTGGGTGGATGCGCCCGTGCCGAGATGGCCGCCGAGGCCGGTCAGCTGGACGAGGTCGCTGCCGTCACCAGGGACGACGCGCTGCACAACCTGCTGCCCGACGAGATCAAGGCGCGCGGGTTCATCCGGCTGGTGACCGACGCCAGTTATGCGCCGATGGAGTACTTCGCGGCCGACGGGCGCACCATCATCGGCTTCGAACCGGATCTCGCGGCCGCTATCGGCCAGGTGCTCGGCATCCGGGTCGAGATGGTGGTGGGCACCTTCAGTACGGCCGTGGACGAGGTCAACGCCGGCACGTACGACGGAGTGCTCTCCTCGATGACCGACACCGTCGAGCGGCGGGGGCGAGTGGACTTCATCAACTACTTCTCCACCGGCTCGTCGATCCTGGTGCAGCGTGGCAACCCGCAGAAGATCGGTGGTCTCCGGGACCTGTGCGGCCAGGCGGCCGCCACCGAGAAGGGCACCTACCACGAGGAGATGCTGCTCCGGATCCAGAGCGAGTGCGGCGACCGGAAGCTGACCGTGCACAGCCTGCCGACCAACGCCGACGCCATGGTGGAGCTGCGTGGTGGCCGGGTGGCCGCCGTGCTCCAGGACTATCCGCCGGCCGCGTTCGTCACCACCGACCAGCGGACCAGCGCGTTCTACGAGCTCGCCACCGATGAGCAGTACGAGCCGGGTCTGTTCGGTCTCGCCGTGGACCGGGACAACGACGAGTTGCGGGACTGCCTGCGTGACGCACTGCAGCGGCTGATCGACTCCGGGGTCTACAACGACCTGCTGGCCCGGTGGGAGTTGACCGCGAGCGGAGTGAAGGCCGCCACCATCAACGCGGGATAG
- a CDS encoding ABC transporter permease produces MTATADFEVRRHDSFGLRLQHLLHGNPVLGPLAVLVVAIVAFSIVNARFFSAANLSLVLLQVTVIATLALGQTLIILTAGIDLSAGAIAVFSSILMALFATDAGVPAPLALLLGFACGTAMGAINGFLVTRIKLPPFIVTLGTLTIFFSLNSVVSNSETVRGADMPGLMTWTGEAIPIGDFRLSYGSIIMLLLFGFFAYALSWTAWGKHVYATGDDVEAARLAGIRTGRVLFSVYTTAGLLYAVAGWILIGRLASASPNVGTEYNLDSITAVVLGGTSLFGGRGGVIGTLIGALIVGVFRNGLQLAGVEVVWQGFAIGLLVLIAVSLDQWIRKVRS; encoded by the coding sequence ATGACCGCCACCGCTGATTTCGAGGTACGGCGGCACGACTCGTTCGGGCTGCGACTGCAACACCTACTGCACGGCAACCCGGTCCTCGGGCCGCTCGCCGTGCTGGTCGTGGCGATCGTGGCGTTCTCGATCGTCAACGCCCGGTTCTTCTCGGCCGCGAACCTGTCGCTGGTGCTGCTGCAGGTCACCGTGATCGCGACGCTGGCGCTCGGGCAGACCCTGATCATCCTGACCGCCGGCATCGACCTGTCGGCCGGGGCGATCGCGGTGTTCTCGTCGATCCTGATGGCGCTCTTCGCGACCGACGCGGGGGTGCCGGCGCCGCTCGCGCTGCTGCTCGGGTTCGCCTGCGGCACGGCGATGGGTGCGATCAACGGATTTCTGGTGACCCGGATCAAACTGCCGCCGTTCATCGTCACGCTCGGCACGCTGACCATCTTCTTCTCGCTGAACTCGGTGGTCAGCAACAGCGAGACGGTCCGCGGCGCGGACATGCCGGGCCTGATGACGTGGACCGGTGAGGCGATCCCGATCGGGGACTTCCGGCTCAGCTACGGGTCGATCATCATGCTGCTCCTGTTCGGGTTCTTCGCCTACGCGCTGAGCTGGACGGCCTGGGGCAAGCACGTCTACGCGACAGGTGACGACGTGGAGGCGGCCCGGCTCGCCGGCATCCGGACCGGGCGGGTGCTGTTCTCGGTCTACACCACGGCCGGACTGCTCTATGCGGTGGCCGGCTGGATCCTGATCGGGCGGCTCGCCTCGGCCAGCCCGAACGTCGGCACCGAATACAACCTCGACTCGATCACCGCGGTCGTGCTCGGCGGCACCAGCCTGTTCGGTGGTCGCGGCGGGGTGATCGGCACGCTGATCGGGGCGCTGATCGTCGGGGTCTTCCGCAACGGCCTGCAACTGGCCGGCGTCGAGGTGGTCTGGCAGGGCTTCGCGATCGGCCTGTTGGTGCTGATCGCGGTCTCGCTCGATCAGTGGATCAGGAAGGTGCGGTCATGA
- a CDS encoding putative bifunctional diguanylate cyclase/phosphodiesterase, whose protein sequence is MRSTARLFATFAAASLVPVVALGAVVLQDYSRDAAEQGRAQGLSQAEVIAQMVVAPALNSGDSSGLAGDDLSRRGLSAEQHDRMREATRLAVYNGSVQHLRLRGFSGRVIFSDDGSSSSGVPVSDPDFQAAANGERRARVITGRTQTIRVMQPMIAGATGQSVGVVEVYLPYQKIADRLEEQVETTWWRIGGGLALLYVVLATLAWLTTRSLRRYAADQRYNALHDALTGLPNRTAFRVWVQERLDQAARDGGHGAMVLVDLNRFKEVNDTLGHHAGDELLREVSARFRAALGPGDILARLGGDEFALLLPGRDRADAVALLEQVRARLTEEMVLDGVPLSIEASFGIALYPEHGHQIEELKQRADVAMYQGKRGTMDIVVYSGEQATQPHQWLVVQAELRHALERDELILHYQPKVGVNDGAVRALEALVRWQHPQRGLVPPSDFLPAAEHSGLIVPLTEWVLRRALADQLGWTASGQPWAVSVNVSARNLEVAGFAEMVAALLAEHGTAPDRLMLEVTETALAGDVDTVAQSIGELVALGVGISVDDFGAGYTSFAHLRGFPAAEIKIDRAFVKDVAHDPQSRAIVRSVIALAHGLGSRVTAEGVETAEVYRWLIDAGCDEAQGYLIGRPVPWPQVSPDFFVPQTDSEGVVR, encoded by the coding sequence GTGCGGAGCACCGCCCGCCTGTTCGCGACGTTCGCCGCGGCGAGCCTCGTCCCCGTGGTCGCTCTGGGTGCCGTCGTGCTCCAGGACTACAGCCGGGACGCGGCCGAACAGGGCCGCGCCCAGGGCCTGTCCCAGGCCGAGGTCATCGCGCAGATGGTGGTCGCGCCGGCACTGAACAGCGGTGATTCGTCAGGTCTGGCCGGTGACGACCTGAGCCGGCGGGGCCTCAGCGCCGAGCAGCACGACCGGATGCGGGAGGCCACCCGGCTGGCCGTCTACAACGGGTCGGTCCAGCATCTGCGCCTGCGCGGATTCAGCGGCCGGGTGATCTTCTCCGACGACGGGTCGAGCAGCTCCGGCGTACCCGTCTCGGATCCGGATTTTCAGGCCGCCGCGAACGGTGAGCGGCGGGCGCGAGTGATCACCGGCCGGACCCAGACGATCCGGGTGATGCAGCCGATGATCGCCGGGGCGACCGGGCAGTCGGTCGGTGTGGTCGAGGTGTACCTGCCGTACCAGAAGATCGCCGACCGGCTGGAGGAGCAGGTCGAGACCACCTGGTGGCGGATCGGGGGCGGACTCGCCCTGCTCTACGTCGTGCTGGCGACGCTGGCCTGGCTGACCACCCGATCGTTGCGGCGCTATGCCGCCGACCAGCGGTACAACGCCCTGCACGACGCGCTGACCGGCCTGCCGAACCGGACCGCCTTCCGTGTCTGGGTCCAGGAGCGGCTCGACCAGGCCGCCCGGGACGGCGGTCACGGGGCCATGGTGCTCGTCGACCTGAACCGGTTCAAGGAGGTCAACGACACCCTGGGCCACCACGCCGGCGACGAGCTGCTGCGGGAGGTGTCGGCCCGCTTCCGGGCGGCGCTCGGCCCGGGCGACATCCTGGCCCGGCTCGGCGGCGACGAGTTCGCGCTGCTGCTGCCCGGCCGGGACCGTGCCGACGCGGTGGCCCTGCTGGAGCAGGTCCGGGCCCGGCTCACCGAGGAGATGGTGCTGGACGGTGTGCCGCTCAGCATCGAGGCGAGTTTCGGCATCGCGCTCTACCCGGAACACGGTCACCAGATCGAGGAGCTGAAGCAGCGGGCGGACGTCGCCATGTATCAGGGCAAGCGCGGCACGATGGACATCGTCGTCTACTCCGGCGAGCAGGCCACGCAGCCGCACCAATGGCTGGTGGTGCAGGCCGAGCTGCGGCACGCCCTGGAACGTGACGAGCTGATCCTGCACTACCAGCCGAAGGTGGGGGTGAACGACGGCGCGGTCCGTGCCCTGGAGGCGCTGGTCCGCTGGCAGCACCCGCAGCGTGGTCTGGTGCCGCCGAGCGACTTCCTGCCGGCCGCCGAGCACTCCGGGCTGATCGTCCCGCTCACCGAGTGGGTGCTGCGCCGGGCCCTGGCCGATCAGCTGGGCTGGACCGCGTCCGGACAGCCGTGGGCGGTGTCGGTCAACGTGTCCGCCCGCAACCTGGAGGTGGCCGGTTTCGCGGAGATGGTCGCCGCGCTGCTGGCCGAGCACGGCACCGCCCCGGATCGGTTGATGCTGGAGGTGACCGAGACGGCTCTGGCCGGGGACGTGGACACCGTGGCGCAGTCGATCGGTGAGCTGGTCGCGCTGGGGGTCGGCATCTCGGTCGACGATTTCGGGGCCGGTTACACCAGCTTCGCCCACCTGCGCGGATTCCCGGCGGCCGAGATCAAGATCGACCGGGCGTTCGTCAAGGACGTCGCGCACGATCCGCAGAGCCGGGCGATCGTCCGTTCGGTGATCGCGCTGGCACACGGCCTGGGCAGCCGGGTCACAGCCGAGGGTGTGGAGACGGCCGAGGTGTACCGCTGGCTCATCGACGCGGGTTGTGACGAGGCACAGGGCTACCTGATCGGGCGTCCGGTCCCGTGGCCGCAGGTGTCGCCGGACTTCTTCGTGCCGCAAACCGATTCAGAAGGGGTTGTCCGATGA
- a CDS encoding ATP-binding cassette domain-containing protein, with protein MTTPVLQAKGLTKRYGRVVAIDGSDLELLPGEILAVIGDNGAGKSSLIKALSGALVPDSGEILLDGRPVHFRNPMEARAAGIETVYQTLAVAPGLDIADNLFLGREQRRPGPLGSIFRMLDRKRMREEAARHMSELGVATLQNIGQPVESLSGGQRQAVAVARSAAFGSKVVILDEPTAALGVKEGNRVLQLIRDVRDRGLPVILISHNMPHVFEIADRIHIQRLGRRIAVITPGSHSMSDAVAIMTGAAPPPEAP; from the coding sequence GTGACGACTCCGGTTCTTCAAGCAAAAGGCCTGACCAAGCGGTACGGCCGGGTGGTCGCGATCGACGGAAGTGACCTCGAGTTGCTCCCGGGCGAGATCCTCGCGGTGATCGGTGACAACGGGGCGGGCAAGTCCAGCCTGATCAAGGCGCTGTCCGGGGCGCTGGTCCCGGACAGCGGCGAGATCCTGCTGGACGGGCGGCCGGTGCACTTCCGTAATCCGATGGAGGCGCGGGCGGCCGGGATCGAGACCGTTTACCAGACGCTGGCGGTCGCGCCCGGCCTGGACATCGCCGACAACCTGTTCCTCGGCCGGGAGCAGCGGCGCCCCGGTCCGCTGGGATCGATCTTCCGAATGCTGGACCGCAAACGGATGCGGGAGGAGGCCGCCCGGCACATGAGCGAGCTCGGTGTCGCCACCCTGCAGAACATCGGCCAGCCCGTCGAGTCACTCTCCGGCGGCCAGCGGCAGGCGGTGGCGGTGGCCCGGTCGGCGGCCTTCGGCAGCAAGGTGGTGATCCTCGACGAGCCGACCGCCGCGCTCGGCGTGAAGGAGGGCAATCGGGTCCTGCAGCTGATCCGCGACGTCCGGGACCGGGGCCTGCCGGTGATCCTGATCAGCCACAACATGCCACACGTCTTCGAGATCGCGGATCGCATCCACATCCAGCGACTGGGTCGCCGGATCGCGGTGATCACCCCGGGTTCCCACTCGATGTCCGACGCGGTGGCGATCATGACCGGTGCGGCGCCGCCGCCGGAGGCACCCTGA
- a CDS encoding ABC transporter ATP-binding protein: protein MADAIDVEGLIKRFGAVTALDGLDLRVATGEVHGFLGPNGAGKTTAIRVLLGLMRADGGSVRLLGGDPWAEATALHRRLAYVPGDVTFWPNLTGGEVIDLLGRLRGGIDRRRRDDLIERFELDPRKKGRAYSKGNRQKVALVAALASDVELLLLDEPTSGLDPLMEEVFREVILEEKRRGDRTVLLSSHILSEVEALCDRLTIIRAGRAVETGTLADLRHLTRTTIRAELTGPVNGLGAIAGVHDLITEDGRVAFDVDAEALEPALKSLVEAGVRSLVSQPPSLEELFLRHYTGDSAAAR from the coding sequence ATGGCGGATGCCATCGATGTCGAAGGACTGATCAAACGGTTCGGGGCGGTCACCGCTCTGGACGGGCTCGACCTGCGGGTCGCGACCGGTGAGGTGCACGGCTTCCTCGGGCCGAACGGGGCCGGCAAGACCACCGCCATCCGGGTGCTGCTCGGGTTGATGCGGGCCGACGGCGGCTCGGTGCGGTTGCTCGGCGGCGACCCCTGGGCCGAGGCCACGGCACTGCACCGCCGGCTGGCCTATGTGCCGGGCGACGTCACGTTCTGGCCCAACCTGACCGGCGGCGAGGTGATCGACCTGCTCGGCCGACTGCGCGGCGGCATCGACCGGAGACGCCGCGACGACCTGATCGAGCGGTTCGAGCTCGATCCGCGTAAGAAGGGCCGGGCCTACTCCAAGGGCAACCGGCAGAAGGTGGCGCTGGTCGCGGCGCTGGCCTCCGATGTGGAGCTGCTCCTGCTCGACGAGCCGACCTCCGGGCTGGACCCGTTGATGGAGGAGGTCTTCCGGGAGGTGATCCTGGAGGAGAAGAGGCGCGGAGACCGTACGGTCCTGCTGTCCAGCCACATCCTCTCCGAGGTCGAGGCGCTCTGTGACCGACTGACCATCATCCGGGCCGGCCGGGCGGTGGAGACCGGCACCCTGGCCGACCTGCGGCACCTGACCCGCACCACGATCCGCGCCGAGCTGACCGGTCCGGTGAACGGGCTGGGCGCCATCGCCGGGGTGCACGACCTGATCACCGAGGACGGGCGGGTCGCCTTCGACGTCGACGCCGAGGCGCTCGAGCCGGCGCTGAAATCGCTGGTCGAGGCCGGGGTGCGCAGTCTGGTCAGCCAGCCGCCGTCGCTGGAGGAGCTGTTCCTGCGGCACTACACCGGTGACTCGGCGGCCGCCCGATGA
- the dctP gene encoding TRAP transporter substrate-binding protein DctP, with translation MDRRSLLLLTAAGLAAGCARSSTSTGPGASVDVQLAEPVQRTSPMVTAEHYFAEQLAELTDGRYRVTVMPGGVLGDDNRVTEMVRTGQVAFCKTLMANLTAYDKRLGVASLPYAFASREQCLQSLDGDLGKRCAAILAEHGLVVLTYFYGGDRSIYNRIRPIRTPADLTGLRIRVPQNIVSIDMINTLGADAVPMATNDIMSALQQKLVDGAENSIVFYVTEQHLPYAPYYSWTRHQHAVDALMVSQKWLSEQPSAVRDAVVEAGRLAGEEELRLWAAATDQKTDLATRQGGHLDEVDVEAFRAVLAPVIRSHRGTFGDLTALLPDGG, from the coding sequence GTGGATCGTCGATCCCTGCTTCTGCTGACGGCCGCCGGGCTGGCCGCCGGGTGCGCCCGGTCGAGCACGTCCACCGGGCCCGGCGCGTCGGTGGACGTGCAGCTCGCCGAGCCGGTGCAGCGGACCAGCCCGATGGTGACCGCCGAGCACTACTTCGCCGAGCAGTTGGCCGAGCTCACCGACGGGCGATATCGGGTGACCGTGATGCCCGGCGGTGTGCTCGGCGACGACAACCGGGTCACCGAGATGGTTCGGACCGGTCAGGTCGCCTTCTGCAAGACCCTGATGGCGAACCTCACGGCGTACGACAAACGACTCGGCGTGGCCAGCCTGCCCTACGCCTTCGCCAGCCGGGAGCAGTGTCTGCAGAGCCTCGACGGTGACCTCGGTAAACGCTGTGCCGCCATCCTCGCGGAGCACGGTCTCGTGGTGCTCACCTATTTCTATGGCGGCGACCGGAGCATCTACAACCGGATCCGCCCGATCCGTACCCCGGCCGACCTGACCGGGCTGCGCATCCGGGTGCCGCAGAACATCGTGTCGATCGACATGATCAACACGCTCGGCGCCGACGCGGTGCCGATGGCCACCAACGACATCATGTCCGCGTTGCAGCAGAAACTCGTCGACGGCGCGGAGAACAGCATCGTCTTCTACGTGACCGAGCAGCATCTGCCGTACGCGCCGTACTACTCCTGGACCCGGCACCAGCACGCCGTCGACGCTCTGATGGTGAGTCAGAAGTGGCTGTCCGAGCAGCCGTCCGCGGTGCGGGACGCGGTCGTCGAGGCGGGCCGACTCGCCGGAGAGGAGGAGCTGCGGTTGTGGGCGGCGGCCACCGATCAGAAGACCGATCTCGCGACCCGGCAGGGCGGGCACCTCGACGAGGTCGACGTCGAGGCGTTTCGGGCGGTGCTGGCCCCGGTGATCAGGTCGCATCGGGGAACCTTCGGCGACCTGACCGCCCTGCTGCCGGACGGGGGCTAA